The Streptomyces spororaveus genome includes a region encoding these proteins:
- a CDS encoding class I SAM-dependent methyltransferase: protein MTPEDFAALLAPEGRALLDSLRDYDPSQELAVATRLRREHPAALVSAALGQARLRQRAVAKFGAEDAFRMYFTSGGGEMATRASVASYRAERLAALGVRSLADLCCGIGGDALALARLGIRVLAVDHDPLTVAVARANAEALGLADLIEVREADVTEVDTSGYDAVFIDPARRGGRGRIFDPESYSPPLSWAVETARAAKYAAIKIAPGIPHEAVPAEAEAEWISDQGDVKEAVLWFGTAPGTVRATLLPGPRALHTADPLPDPEAGPVGRWLYEPDGAVIRAHLVAEVAGQLDGRLIDPTIAYITADELRATPYATAYEITDVLPFGLKKLKALLRERGVGILTVKKRGSAIEPEELRKKVRPQGPNSATVFLTRVAGAPSMLIGAPAPARTDTP, encoded by the coding sequence GTGACCCCCGAAGACTTCGCCGCCCTCCTCGCCCCCGAGGGCCGCGCCCTCCTCGACTCGCTCCGCGACTACGACCCCTCCCAGGAGCTGGCCGTCGCCACGCGGCTGCGCCGCGAGCACCCCGCCGCCCTGGTCTCCGCCGCGCTCGGGCAGGCCCGGCTGCGGCAGCGCGCGGTGGCGAAGTTCGGGGCCGAGGACGCCTTCCGGATGTACTTCACGTCCGGCGGCGGCGAGATGGCCACCCGCGCGTCCGTGGCCTCGTACCGGGCCGAGCGGCTCGCGGCCCTCGGCGTACGCAGCCTCGCGGACCTGTGCTGCGGCATCGGCGGGGACGCCCTCGCGCTGGCCCGGCTCGGGATCCGGGTGCTCGCGGTGGACCACGACCCGCTCACGGTCGCCGTCGCGCGGGCCAACGCCGAGGCGCTGGGTCTGGCGGACCTGATCGAGGTCCGGGAGGCGGACGTGACGGAGGTGGACACCTCCGGCTACGACGCGGTCTTCATCGACCCGGCCCGGCGCGGTGGGCGCGGCCGGATCTTCGACCCGGAGTCGTACTCGCCCCCGCTGTCATGGGCGGTGGAGACGGCCCGCGCGGCGAAGTACGCCGCCATCAAGATCGCCCCCGGAATCCCGCACGAGGCCGTGCCCGCGGAGGCCGAGGCGGAGTGGATCTCCGACCAGGGGGACGTCAAAGAGGCCGTGCTCTGGTTCGGGACCGCGCCCGGGACCGTGCGCGCCACCCTGCTCCCCGGGCCGCGCGCGCTGCACACCGCCGATCCGCTGCCGGATCCGGAGGCCGGGCCGGTGGGCCGCTGGCTCTACGAGCCCGACGGCGCCGTCATCCGCGCCCATCTGGTCGCCGAGGTCGCCGGGCAGCTGGACGGACGGCTGATCGACCCGACGATCGCCTACATCACGGCGGACGAGCTGCGCGCGACGCCGTACGCGACGGCGTACGAGATCACCGACGTGCTGCCGTTCGGGCTGAAGAAGCTGAAGGCGTTGCTGCGCGAGCGCGGGGTGGGGATCCTGACCGTGAAGAAGCGCGGCTCGGCGATCGAGCCCGAGGAACTGCGCAAGAAGGTCAGGCCGCAGGGGCCGAACTCCGCGACCGTCTTCCTGACCCGGGTGGCGGGGGCCCCCTCGATGCTGATCGGCGCCCCGGCCCCGGCCCGCACCGACACCCCCTAG
- a CDS encoding polysaccharide deacetylase family protein, producing the protein MKHARRLVVGTLAAGALALSLTGCGDSAAPTERLAAKTAQPTPATGSATPTASPSAGASDEAYKKWGLTAPLQYAPRPAQKPQIPKPGPGKVPVIDRIPVPADDKVVFLTFDDGAEKDPEFLKMAADLKLPISMFLTDSVASSDYGYFEKIRDNGSASTINNHTLTHPNLRTLSFEGQKKEICGQQERLEKRFGKRPPLFRPPFGNYNDDTLRAASECGVSSLVLWRASMQINNFQYAEGSALKPGDIILAHFRGPGELKGTTETQMATRMLQRIQEQGYRIGRLEDYL; encoded by the coding sequence GTGAAGCACGCGCGCCGGTTGGTAGTCGGAACGCTGGCGGCCGGCGCGCTGGCGCTGTCCCTGACGGGATGCGGGGACAGCGCGGCCCCCACCGAACGACTGGCCGCCAAGACGGCGCAGCCGACACCGGCGACGGGCAGCGCCACGCCGACGGCGTCGCCGTCGGCGGGCGCCTCCGACGAGGCGTACAAGAAGTGGGGCCTGACGGCCCCCCTCCAGTACGCGCCCAGGCCGGCCCAGAAACCGCAGATCCCGAAGCCGGGGCCGGGCAAGGTCCCGGTGATAGACCGAATACCCGTCCCGGCGGACGACAAGGTCGTCTTCCTGACCTTCGACGACGGCGCGGAGAAGGACCCCGAGTTCCTGAAGATGGCGGCCGACCTCAAGCTGCCGATCAGCATGTTCCTCACGGACAGCGTGGCCTCGTCGGACTACGGGTACTTCGAGAAGATCCGTGACAACGGCTCGGCGAGCACGATAAACAACCACACGCTGACGCACCCGAATCTGCGGACCCTGTCCTTCGAGGGACAGAAGAAGGAGATATGCGGCCAGCAGGAACGCCTGGAGAAGCGCTTCGGCAAGCGTCCGCCGCTTTTCCGCCCGCCCTTCGGCAACTACAACGACGACACCCTCCGGGCCGCCTCGGAGTGCGGAGTCTCGTCCCTGGTGCTCTGGCGGGCCTCGATGCAGATCAACAACTTCCAGTACGCCGAGGGCTCCGCCCTCAAGCCGGGCGACATCATCCTCGCCCACTTCCGCGGCCCCGGTGAGCTCAAGGGCACGACGGAGACCCAGATGGCGACCCGCATGCTCCAGCGGATCCAGGAGCAGGGCTACCGGATCGGCCGCCTGGAGGACTACCTCTAG
- the groL gene encoding chaperonin GroEL (60 kDa chaperone family; promotes refolding of misfolded polypeptides especially under stressful conditions; forms two stacked rings of heptamers to form a barrel-shaped 14mer; ends can be capped by GroES; misfolded proteins enter the barrel where they are refolded when GroES binds), with protein MAKILKFDEDARRALERGVNKLADTVKVTIGPKGRNVVIDKKFGAPTITNDGVTIAREVELDDPYENLGAQLVKEVATKTNDIAGDGTTTATVLAQALVREGLRNVAAGASPAALKKGIDAAVKAVSEELLATARPIEDKSDIAAVAALSAQDQQVGELIAEAMDKVGKDGVITVEESNTFGLELEFTEGMAFDKGYLSPYMVSDQERMEAVLDDPYILINQGKISSIQDLLPLLEKVIQAGASKPLLIIAEDVEGEALSTLVVNKIRGTFNAVAVKAPGFGDRRKAMLQDMATLTGATVIAEEVGLKLDQAGLDVLGSARRVTISKDDTTIVDGGGSHEAVLGRVNQIKAEIESTDSDWDREKLQERLAKLAGGVCVIKVGAATEVELKEKKHRLEDAISATRAAVEEGIVSGGGSALVHAVKVLEGNLGLAGDEATGVAVVRRAAVEPLRWIAENAGLEGYVITSKVAELDKGQGFNAATGEYGDLVKAGVIDPVKVTRSALENAASIASLLLTTETLVVEKPAEDEGDAGHGHGGHGHSH; from the coding sequence ATGGCGAAGATCCTGAAGTTCGACGAGGACGCCCGTCGCGCCCTCGAGCGCGGCGTCAACAAGCTTGCCGACACGGTCAAGGTGACGATCGGCCCCAAGGGCCGCAACGTCGTCATCGACAAGAAGTTCGGCGCCCCCACCATCACCAACGACGGTGTCACCATCGCCCGCGAGGTCGAGCTGGACGACCCGTACGAGAACCTGGGCGCGCAGCTCGTGAAGGAGGTGGCGACCAAGACCAACGACATCGCGGGTGACGGCACCACCACCGCCACCGTGCTGGCCCAGGCGCTGGTCCGCGAGGGTCTGCGCAACGTCGCCGCGGGTGCCTCCCCGGCCGCCCTGAAGAAGGGCATCGACGCCGCGGTCAAGGCCGTGTCCGAGGAGCTCCTCGCGACCGCCCGTCCGATCGAGGACAAGTCCGACATCGCCGCCGTGGCCGCGCTCTCCGCGCAGGACCAGCAGGTCGGCGAGCTCATCGCCGAGGCGATGGACAAGGTCGGCAAGGACGGTGTCATCACCGTCGAGGAGTCCAACACCTTCGGCCTGGAGCTGGAGTTCACCGAGGGCATGGCCTTCGACAAGGGCTACCTCTCGCCGTACATGGTCTCCGACCAGGAGCGTATGGAGGCCGTCCTCGACGACCCGTACATCCTGATCAACCAGGGCAAGATCTCCTCGATCCAGGACCTGCTGCCGCTGCTGGAGAAGGTCATCCAGGCCGGCGCCTCCAAGCCGCTGCTGATCATCGCCGAGGACGTCGAGGGCGAGGCGCTCTCCACCCTCGTCGTCAACAAGATCCGCGGCACCTTCAACGCGGTCGCCGTCAAGGCCCCCGGCTTCGGCGACCGTCGCAAGGCGATGCTCCAGGACATGGCCACCCTCACCGGTGCCACCGTCATCGCCGAAGAGGTCGGCCTCAAGCTCGACCAGGCCGGTCTGGACGTACTGGGCTCCGCCCGCCGCGTGACCATCTCCAAGGACGACACCACCATCGTCGATGGTGGCGGCAGCCACGAAGCGGTCCTCGGCCGCGTCAACCAGATCAAGGCCGAGATCGAGTCGACCGACTCGGACTGGGACCGCGAGAAGCTGCAGGAGCGCCTGGCGAAGCTCGCCGGTGGCGTCTGCGTCATCAAGGTCGGCGCCGCCACCGAGGTGGAGCTCAAGGAGAAGAAGCACCGTCTCGAGGACGCCATCTCGGCGACCCGCGCCGCGGTCGAGGAGGGCATCGTCTCCGGCGGTGGCTCCGCGCTCGTCCACGCCGTCAAGGTCCTCGAGGGCAACCTCGGCCTGGCCGGCGACGAGGCCACCGGTGTCGCGGTCGTGCGCCGCGCCGCCGTCGAGCCGCTGCGCTGGATCGCCGAGAACGCCGGCCTCGAGGGCTACGTCATCACCTCGAAGGTCGCCGAGCTCGACAAGGGCCAGGGCTTCAACGCCGCCACCGGCGAGTACGGCGACCTGGTCAAGGCCGGCGTCATCGACCCGGTGAAGGTCACCCGTTCCGCGCTGGAGAACGCCGCCTCCATCGCCTCCCTGCTGCTCACGACCGAGACCCTGGTCGTCGAGAAGCCGGCGGAGGACGAGGGCGACGCCGGTCACGGCCACGGCGGTCACGGCCACAGCCACTGA
- the groES gene encoding co-chaperone GroES — MTTASSKVAIKPLEDRIVVQPLDAEQTTASGLVIPDTAKEKPQEGVVLAVGPGRFEDGQRLPLDVTVGDIVLYSKYGGTEVKYSGEEYLVLSARDVLAIVEK, encoded by the coding sequence GTGACGACCGCCAGCTCCAAGGTTGCCATCAAGCCGCTTGAGGACCGCATTGTGGTCCAGCCGCTCGACGCCGAGCAGACCACGGCCTCCGGCCTGGTCATCCCGGACACCGCGAAGGAGAAGCCCCAGGAGGGCGTCGTCCTCGCGGTGGGCCCGGGTCGCTTCGAGGACGGCCAGCGTCTCCCGCTGGACGTCACCGTCGGCGACATCGTGCTCTACAGCAAGTACGGCGGCACCGAAGTGAAGTACAGCGGCGAGGAGTACCTCGTCCTCTCGGCTCGCGACGTGCTCGCGATCGTCGAGAAGTAA
- a CDS encoding polysaccharide deacetylase family protein — protein sequence MAVAALLVAALGTACGSGQSGPDRPAKEKAAEAGAAGALSAAEKAKAAQQARIVAAKKWGLRKTPLTAPPAPKEKPEIHTRDGFEVEDQEEYPNVFTTVPTEDKVVFLTIDDGSEKDPEFLKMMQELKIPYTAFLSDYVVRDNYPYFKKMQDAGVTLNNHTLNHRYMPGLSYEQQREEICGQQDTIQKQFGKRPTLFRPPYGNYNQDTLRAAKSCGIKAVPLWNAEAFTNRMDYREWDRDLHPGDIILTHFRGKEDWKGTMPDMIRHVMKTVTDKGYAVARLEDYL from the coding sequence GTGGCCGTCGCAGCCCTGCTCGTCGCCGCCCTCGGAACGGCCTGCGGATCCGGGCAGTCCGGGCCGGACAGGCCCGCGAAGGAGAAGGCCGCGGAGGCGGGCGCCGCGGGCGCGCTCAGCGCCGCCGAGAAGGCCAAGGCGGCCCAGCAGGCACGCATCGTCGCGGCGAAGAAGTGGGGGCTGCGCAAGACCCCGCTCACCGCCCCGCCGGCGCCGAAGGAGAAGCCCGAGATCCACACGCGCGACGGCTTCGAGGTGGAGGACCAGGAGGAGTACCCCAACGTCTTCACCACCGTCCCCACCGAGGACAAGGTCGTCTTCCTGACCATCGACGACGGCTCCGAGAAGGACCCCGAGTTCCTGAAGATGATGCAGGAGCTGAAGATCCCGTACACGGCCTTCCTCAGCGACTACGTCGTACGGGACAACTACCCGTACTTCAAGAAGATGCAGGACGCGGGCGTCACCCTGAACAACCACACGCTCAACCACCGCTACATGCCCGGTCTGTCCTACGAGCAGCAGCGCGAGGAGATCTGCGGCCAGCAGGACACCATCCAGAAGCAGTTCGGCAAGCGGCCGACCCTCTTCCGGCCGCCGTACGGCAACTACAACCAGGACACGCTGCGCGCGGCGAAGTCCTGCGGCATCAAGGCGGTCCCGCTGTGGAACGCGGAGGCGTTCACGAACCGGATGGACTACCGTGAATGGGACCGCGATCTCCACCCCGGCGACATCATCCTCACCCACTTCCGGGGCAAGGAAGACTGGAAGGGCACGATGCCTGACATGATCCGTCATGTCATGAAGACCGTCACGGACAAGGGGTACGCCGTGGCTCGCCTGGAGGACTATCTGTGA
- a CDS encoding FtsW/RodA/SpoVE family cell cycle protein — MRGLKPLTSAVARRRTEALLLVFVIAIAVFGHAAAGLAMNGELPPKFVDFTVSMTLLSLVGHLGVRRFAAYADPLVFPLAMLLTGLGLVLLHRLDQGYIERWNSDANAPGQLMWTVVGVAACLLVLALLRDHRLLQRFIYITMAVALVLLIAPAFFGADTYGAKRWIKLFGLSLQPGEFVKIMIAIFFAGYLVIHRDSLALTGRRFLGMRLPPMRQLGPIVTVWIVSMLVLVFERDLGTSLIFFGVFVVMLYVATERTSWIVCGLLMASAGAFVVGSTEPHVKARVAAWLNPLSYYWENPPAGVTSDQSAQALFSFGTGGVSGTGLGVGHPELIAFAGRSDFILTTVGEELGLAGVMAVLILYALLVQRGLRMALGARDPFGKLLAVGLAAALALQVFVVAGGVTGLIPLTGKALPFLAKGGSSLLANWIMIALLLRISDSAERQREADTHGPVETIITPVVRV, encoded by the coding sequence GTGCGTGGACTGAAACCCCTGACGTCGGCGGTCGCCCGCCGCCGCACCGAGGCGCTGCTCCTGGTCTTCGTCATCGCCATCGCCGTTTTCGGCCACGCCGCCGCGGGCCTCGCCATGAACGGCGAGCTGCCGCCCAAATTCGTCGACTTCACCGTCAGCATGACCTTGCTGTCCCTGGTGGGACACCTGGGCGTGCGCCGCTTCGCGGCCTACGCGGACCCGCTGGTCTTCCCGCTCGCCATGCTGCTGACCGGCCTCGGGCTGGTCCTGCTGCACCGCCTCGACCAGGGCTACATCGAGCGCTGGAACTCGGACGCGAACGCCCCCGGCCAGCTGATGTGGACGGTGGTCGGGGTCGCCGCCTGCCTGCTGGTGCTGGCGCTGCTGCGCGACCACCGGCTGCTCCAGCGGTTCATCTACATCACCATGGCCGTCGCGCTGGTGCTGCTGATCGCGCCCGCCTTCTTCGGCGCGGACACCTACGGCGCGAAGCGCTGGATCAAACTCTTCGGCCTCTCGCTCCAGCCGGGTGAGTTCGTGAAGATCATGATCGCGATCTTCTTCGCCGGGTACCTGGTCATCCACCGGGACTCGCTGGCCCTGACGGGCCGCAGGTTCCTGGGCATGCGACTGCCTCCGATGCGCCAGCTCGGCCCGATCGTGACGGTGTGGATCGTCTCGATGCTGGTCCTGGTCTTCGAACGCGACCTCGGCACCTCGCTGATCTTCTTCGGGGTGTTCGTGGTGATGCTGTACGTCGCCACCGAACGCACCAGCTGGATCGTCTGCGGCCTGCTCATGGCCTCGGCGGGCGCCTTCGTGGTCGGCTCGACGGAGCCGCACGTCAAGGCGCGCGTGGCCGCGTGGCTCAACCCGCTGTCGTACTACTGGGAGAACCCGCCGGCCGGAGTCACCTCGGACCAGTCGGCGCAGGCGCTGTTCAGCTTCGGCACAGGCGGCGTCTCCGGGACGGGCCTCGGCGTGGGCCACCCCGAGCTGATCGCGTTCGCCGGGCGCAGCGACTTCATCCTGACCACGGTGGGCGAGGAGCTGGGCCTGGCCGGGGTCATGGCCGTACTGATCCTCTACGCGCTCCTCGTGCAGCGGGGACTGCGGATGGCACTCGGCGCCCGAGACCCCTTCGGCAAACTGCTCGCGGTGGGGCTGGCGGCGGCGCTGGCCCTCCAGGTCTTCGTGGTCGCGGGCGGCGTGACGGGCCTCATCCCCCTGACGGGCAAGGCCCTGCCCTTCCTGGCCAAGGGCGGCTCGTCCCTCCTGGCCAACTGGATCATGATCGCGCTGCTCCTGCGCATCAGCGACAGCGCGGAACGCCAACGCGAGGCGGACACCCACGGCCCGGTGGAAACGATCATCACGCCGGTGGTGCGGGTGTAG